One window from the genome of Motacilla alba alba isolate MOTALB_02 unplaced genomic scaffold, Motacilla_alba_V1.0_pri HiC_scaffold_35, whole genome shotgun sequence encodes:
- the LOC119696701 gene encoding LOW QUALITY PROTEIN: glycogen [starch] synthase, muscle-like (The sequence of the model RefSeq protein was modified relative to this genomic sequence to represent the inferred CDS: deleted 1 base in 1 codon), translated as MPLARSVSVSSLPGLEDWGGPGAPDNVVLFEVAWEVANKVGGIYTVLQTKARVTADEWGESYVLVGPYVESAVRTQVELLEPPQPALRRTLAAMNAQGCKVHFGRWLIEGSPAVVLLDVGATAWSLERWKGELWESCAIGVPWYDREANDAVLFGFLVAWFLGEFAAQSEERPFIVGHFHEWLAGLGLVLSRARRLPVATIFTTHATLLGRYLCAGSVDFYNNLHSFDVDKEAGERQIYHRYCLERAAAHCAHVLTTVSHVTAAEAEHLLKRKPDLVTPNGLNVRKFSAMHEFQNLHAQSKARVQEFVRGHFYGHLDFDLDKTLFFFIAGRYEFSNKGADIFLEALARLNYLLRVNGSEVTVVAFFIMPARTNNFNVESLKGQAVRKQLWDNDSGQQAEEMSPCQGVTVGDNDAVTVVGGEQDKVSP; from the exons ATGCCGCTGGCCCGCAGCGTGTCCGTCAGCTCCCTGCCGGGCCTGGAGGACTGGGGG GGTCCCGGCGCCCCCGACAACGTGGTGCTCTTCGAGGTGGCCTGGGAGGTGGCCAACAAAg TGGGGGGGATCTACACGGTGCTGCAGACCAAGGCGCGGGTGACGGCCGACGAGTGGGGCGAGAGCTACGTGCTGGTGGGGCCCTACGTGGAGAGCGCCGTGCGCACgcaggtggagctgctggagccgcCGCAGCCCGCGCTGCGCCGCACGCTGGCCGCCATGAACGCCCAGGGCTGCAAG GTGCATTTCGGGCGCTGGCTGATCGAGGGCAGCCCGGCCGTGGTGCTGCTGGACGTGGGGGCCACGGCCTGGAGCCTGGAGCGCTGGAAGGGCGAGCTCTGGGAGAGCTGCGCCATCGGCGTGCCCTGGTACGACCGCGAGGCCAACGACGCCGTCCTCTTCGGCTTCCTCGTCGCCTGGTTCCTCGGAGAG TTTGCGGCGCAGAGCGAGGAGCGGCCGTTCATCGTGGGCCACTTCCACGAGTGGctggcggggctggggctggtgctgagcCGCGCCCGGCGCCTGCCCGTGGCCACCATCTTCACCACGCACGCCACGCTGCTGGGCCGCTACCTGTGCGCCGGGAGCGTGGACTTCTACAACAACCTGCACAGC TTCGACGTGGACAAGGAGGCGGGCGAGCGGCAGATCTACCACCGGTACTGCCTGGAGCGCGCGGCCGCGCACTGCGCCCACGTGCTGACCACCGTGTCCCACGTCACCGCCGCCGAGGCCGAGCACCTGCTCAAGCGCAAGCCAG ACCTGGTGACCCCCAACGGGCTGAACGTGCGCAAGTTCTCGGCCATGCACGAGTTCCAGAACCTGCACGCCCAGAGCAAGGCCCGCGTCCAGGAGTTCGTCAGGGGCCACTTCTACGG GCACCTGGACTTCGACCTGGACAAGACGCTTTTCTTCTTCATCGCCGGGCGCTACGAGTTCTCCAACAAGGGCGCCGACATCTTCCTGGAGGCGCTGGCCCGCCTCAACTACCTGCTCAGG GTGAACGGCAGCGAGGTGACCGTGGTGGCGTTTTTCATCATGCCGGCACGGACCAACAACTTCAACGTGGAGTCGCTCAAGGGCCAGGCCGTGCGCAAGCAGCTCTG GGACAATGATAGCGGGCAACAGGCAGAGGAAATGTCACCGTGCCAGGGTGTCACCGTTGGGGACAATGACGCTGTCACCGTGGTAGGTGGGGAACAGGACAAGGTGTCACCATGA